The window gttttgtaataaaaaataataaaagttaaaaagttaagtatcttgtgtgtttataaaaatttcgGCCTGTTGTCTGCCTAGCTAGCACGATTTTTTGCAAGAACGACATCGTATCAGCATCaacaatattcataatatgtaaaatgaaCAGGAGCCTCTATCATAccgtaaatttattaattatttccatttaaacaaaacaattacaaaaaagttCATACACAAAAAGCATTACTCGTATAATAAAACCACGGAGGTTAAGGTTTTCAACTACAAtttagagtttattttttaattttcagagtGAGGGCTTTTCCGAGGCTCTGTACAAATGTGGCTGGTATAAAACGTCGATAAGGAACCGCAAAACCATATTCATAATGATGCACAGGTATGACAACACTTGTGTtctttcttcatagtcatatttcctcatggctgagggtcgtggtcgtgaaatgaaacacacaacaactttatcaatggagtggtttaTTACATGGATgagattgttatacaaacacatgtggcacgagtaggattcgaacctgggacctgtCGGTCCACAGGCGgatgtcttaaccattacaccaccgccaCTTTTTGTGCTCTAGCGATTTCAAACAcacgatatttatttaaccgaGCGAGTTTACCACaaattttctcatttttataCAGTTGTTACAATATTTCTACACTATACATACGATTACCTTgggtaggtattatatatgCAGTACTTCTTTATAGGATACTCGTAAGGAGATATCCGCATTCTTGTAACGGACGCGCTGACGACTAAGTACTTTTTAGAGGTGttacaattaatttgaaatattattaggatttacccaagataataatattctacCACTTCGTATGcatataggctattttttaacTAGCTGTACGTCGCCGTGTTGTcgaatttttgtgttttaaccCATAAACTTATTTCAGATCTCAGAAAGCAGTGCGTGTTACTACTTATGGGTTTCAAACAGTTTTGTGTCTGGCCAGTTACACAACTGTAAGTTTATTGTCTGTGGCATGCTGTCGTCCTTGTCAAAGTgcaatatatctattttctaGACTAGAACATATCTAGTTATTTCACTTATGATAAGGACGGCagtatgaattttttttctataagtttatattttttatataaatggcCAGCTCGAATAAATCGAGACAAACAAAATGTTGATTCCAAAAATGATTCGgtcgaaattcaaatattacaaatgtttattttctttttcaggtCATTAAAACTTCTTGGTCGTATTTATCTCTATTATTAAATgtctataaagaaaaataaatctaggAATTTAGCTCAGTGTgtgatatctatatattatacacaattataactatatgtatcgaaatgtagaatatttttatttgagtacctaagaatttaaaacatattgaaCCTGATATACCTATTAGACTAGAAttttatatggagcttgtatcACAGTGCATGGAACGTCATTTTGCTTGCCAGCGGACGAGCAAAATGACGTTCCGTGCTCTGTGTTGTATAACAATGATGTTTTCATGGTCAATGATGTATTCGGCATGATGGATAATGAGAcggaaaatataaatcatcatAATTAACAAAACTGATCAATTCAAGTGACATTTTAGTTAATGTGATTTGTaatgttacatttaaataactatatgcattttattgtaaaccCCAGAAGCCAATTTAGACAGTATTGCTGTCTCTAGGCACCACAATCTCAGTATAGACCGTGTTGTGCCGCATAGAAGCGCGGTCGATGAAGTCTGCCAACTGGTTGCTAAACTTGTTGCAGTCCGACACTTCCAGTTTCACGATCAAACTCCGCACCAAGAAGAGCAGGTATAGGTTTATTACTGAAATAGAAATAGGTAAGATATTTACAACACATTCACTAGCTTTTaaccgcggcttcgtccgcgttaaTTTCTCGGCGAAAGCTAAAgcgacatgattttcatagaCTCCGTTATAGTAATTTGGGAGTTGATTTTTGATCTtgaaaaagtagcctatatttaaacatgggtactatatcaaaatcggtccagcggtttagctgtAAAATAGACAGACGGGCAGTCTTTcgcattaaatttataatatcagtggaagtatggattttaTATTATCCATCAATCTTGGAATAAATAAGATCTTTGTTCCTTACAATAAACCCAATCCAATATGTATATTAGTCGAAATTAGCTGTTAgtaaaaaccaataaaaaatcacattccACTACCCAAGTATTTACTAATAATCGCAAAAATtgtgacttaaataaaatctgttacCAGTTTTAGCAATACCAAACTCGATAAGAAtgaaagaaaactatagaaaacTAGATGTTACCCCGTTgttggcttcgctcccgtgggaattttgagataagatatagcctatagcaattttggataatgtacctttcgaatggtgaaagattttttaaatcggtttggtagtttcggagattacccgactcaaacatacaaactcacaaacgcttacctctttataataatgtataaaaatatttatcataaataaaagtatgtacttacttagacaaaacatgaaatataaaatccaAAATCCATCATAGCCCCGAGACATACACACAGACAAAATCTCCAAAATCACAGACGTCAGCAGCATGGAAatcatgaaataataataaatcttaatgTACGACGGCCGTttctgaaaaaagaaattgtattttactgCGATGTGCGCCAGAGTGCagcactaaaataaaaataaagattattttttaatttatttaatcaaaacattttagaGTTTTGACTATATACAATATGACAGTCATTAAGattgtactttttattgaACGTGTTTCCGGTTTTATACTTGGCTAAGACGTATCCAAGCGCGgaacttatatttaaaaaatggtaagcccttctggcataatagggattattttttttgcgaCCACATATCAttctctatatatttatctatagttTATAGAtactaattgtattttatgtaataaaataaaaataaattaatattatatattaccgTATGAGTGCCATAGATCAGAAGGATATTGAAGGCAACTTCCAAGACGCAAGCCGCAATGGTGAAGATCACCGGCATCTCGTAGTAGTTAACATTGCGCAGGAGCAGCATCGCGCTCAGATCATCGACCTCTATCATGTACAACACTAATACTTGCAGGATTGTAAATATCTGAAATATAAGAtaggtttaaaaaatctattgcaTCTAGACCTAGTTAAGTCCCCTGGTGCCTTTAACCGCCTATATCAAAACATAGACAATATAAATAGAACTTTTTCTGCACAAAAATTCAAGTGCAGAAAAGGTTCAGAGTTCAGAAAAATTCTGTCAAAAAGGAGAAGAAAAGGAAGCTtttaacatacaaatttttttGCCGATGCAAAACCAAATAGAGGATTGATTGTACAcgcagtgttgccagccaacgGAAAAAAGCGCTCCCATTGATTTTCttaactttcttgacagacctTCACGAAGACACTGAACcgaacaaaatacaaaatattaatttttcaacttATGAAGATGTAATATAAAGTCTATTGACGACTTCCAAAGCTGGTAGAAGAAGAAGCGTAGGCGCATCAAACACTCTAATTGAAcgaagtataaatatatacataaatataataatatttaaccaaGTACATGATTATACTTTCGTCCAACTAAAAAGAAcgaatgaattttgaaaaatctgttccatttaatacatttcataatattgttgttgttataaaatttggacaaatatttattatttaaatgactATTTAAGACTTTAACATTTTAGAAATTGTGATGCAGATTGCACATTTACGTACGCACTGCATTTACGTAATGTGACTTATTTACACATTATCAGTTGACACTGGCAGAGCAGAATCTAAAGGTCACGGTAAAAACgacaaagatattttatagtttaaaattattcttaatatttacctacatgtcacataatatatcattataaacattataattatacatagtCGTATTGGTAATCCCAAATGAACTATAGAtagaatatgtaaataaattattttcattttcaaccATAGAGAATGTCTAAAATTTATACTTGtaactattaaattaaatttgtgtttttgtgtacacaatacctacttatacaaaaagaaaacaattctTAACTGTCTTTATGCCCTTCTATGCCCTTCTTAAAAAACTAGCAACCCTTGagtaacttatataatatgaattctGAGTAGTATCTTATTTAATACTacgatgaaaattaaattaaataaaataactttacttacaatatttaaataaccaaaaactaaaattcCCCTTCTCAACGGCAAGCACATGCAGCATCGTCGAAATTCTGGCCActcacaatacatttttatttttttttaatagttttgttcttaatttgatttatttaaaaagttttaaatctCTTATCTCACGGTCACCGCACGCACGAAATCACTAGTTCGTCATAAACAAACcacatcaaataaataactaccGTGTACGTTTCTTGGACATGTTATCagcattaaattttaacctTATTTACACTGATTTAGCGGCCATTATAACAACTAATGAGATTAATGATAGGGGAACGACTTCTGGGTAAAATCTGTTTGTTGACAAACATCCATCGGGTTTTCTGCACACTTCCTTAGATATTTTTTGCTGAAATTTGTATGGTGACTTTCTCACAGaggtttataaaaatatatttaatattctgtAAGCTTCTGATCAAAGTCATAAGTAAAACTATGACTGCTTGAATGAAGTATCTAATGAACGACTGCTGTCTGAGAGTTTCTCGCGTGGATATTGTGTTTGTCATCAttcctatattgaataattgCTATAAAACAGACGAGCGACAATAAACTCTATGAAAAGAACATTTGAATGCAAAATTGTATAGCAGGTTTTTGAAAGGTGGTCAGAAAATTTGGTCAATCACCAGAAATGCTTCAAAGATAATTCGAAAAACTCAAAAGAGATATCACACAACATTTTTCTTTGCAAAATCTTTGTAGTTGCGAATCTTATGAAtgggatataaataaataggtctATTGTCTATCATATATTATCGAGtcaattcgaagtgagacacaACGAATGAATCACATTGCGGTATGGTTGTCATACAATGACGCAGTGTGATTGGTTCACTGCTTCGCACTTCCATTCcgtagtgagaagtgaaatgcaaacccgcactatgCCCTCTGATGGCTCCCCTTGGTGATCGATCTGGGGAGACTTGAAGTCAGACATTGGCATGGTTTTCCTCCTTGAAGACGTCAAGCCTGCATTTTATGATTCGCCCTCCTGCCAGGGCGGCAGCGGCATAGCCAGATATTTCTTACCGTACGACATCCACTAAAGGATTAATGGTATATTCAAGGGGGATTACGCCGGTGTCATTTGGATACATATTCTTTGACAAGAGATTACCGTTTTTATCATATTGTCACCTTCAATCCACGTGCTTCAATTTACAGCTGTGACTTAAGGGTTTTTTCTCAGCAATAGATGGGGAAAAAGTGAATCAGTAAAGAGATTTGGCACAAActacatatagatattatgCCGGCTATATATTATcgcgaacagttcgccaaactttggcggattcgccATACAAAATCTCTTGAAAAAACTTCGGCGATTGTGTGTAGCCGGCGTTAGATCTTTGCCACAAATGCTACACCGAATTGCGGGATATGTTATAGTCAAAACTTAACttgaatttcataaataataggctataattatactataataataagcaGTATAATAACTATATCTATCTACAGTACTTTTGTCGACCTACTTATATCGTACATAGGCGGCGATGAAATCAACGACTGGTTGCTAGACTTGTTGTCAAACTTGTCTTCCGACGCTATTAGCCTCCGTACCAtggataaaatgtaaaagtttgaCACTGGAATGAAAGACACGTTTATTTACACACTATTTCACATACCTATAAGATATTTGGCAAAAAATCGTGACATTGTCAGGTACCTTAAGCCTTAAGGTAACTGACTAACCTGACACCTAAATGCTtaaggtgacttgaataaaattctgACATCAGTGGTATGGTGTGTTGGAAGTGGTATGGTGGAAATAAcacaacaagtttatttgttagacaaatttaaaaaccccgactttcaatattcattttgctacaacttttgaacggctgaaccaattttgatcaaacatatctaagaaccatcgcataaaaatttgctatcaaataaaaaaaccgcatccaaatcggttcacccgttggtgagctacggtgccacgtacataGATAGACAGATACACTTAGCGGTCATACTCATAACACCCTTCCTTTTGCGTGCGGGGttaaaaagagaaagaaagacaCGATGTTATGGTAGTATGCATGACAAAACGTTCATTCATTATTACATTCGAGATTCTTTCCCATGTGGGAGCCCCCTTGCGCTGTCGTTTCGGCTGTACGGTCCTTGCGACTGTCGCCATATTTCCTCCGGGTAAGCAGTAAAAGTCGACGTAGCGACCAACTGCAAGTAGACCATTGTTATGAGAGGGTATTTTGGatagtacttactaaaacAGAACACAAAATACAAGATATGAGACTCATCACGGTGTTCCTGGTCGCTGTAGGACTGAAAGAGATTTGAAATCTCCAAAACTGTCGACTCGAACATCACAAATATCATGAAGTAGTAATAAGACTTCATGTACGCAGTTTgtttctgaaaatattatattgttattactaaCTTGCATTGTTACTTTATATATGTGCCaaacttcataaaaatcggtactatcgttttttagtttattcattacaaacaaaacaaaaataaaaatctttcctctttataattacacacttttatttacttgtaccTAATAggtatatgattttatatgtttgttacatgtacgttattattattttgtgttgtggtgtttaatttttggcaataaatgttcattcattcgtacGTTCgttctttcattcattcatccatccatccatccattcattcattcattcatccatccattcattcattcattcattcatttatccattcattcataatattagtatggagtaATATTGATTACCATGTGAACTCCATAGATCAGGATGGTAGTAAAGATAACATCCAGTGACAATGTGATGATGATACAGAACACAGGCATCCCGTCGATCACATAGCGGAACATCACACCCACGCGGTCCAGCTCCAACATCGCTATCAAGGGTACATACTCGGCTGCTTTGCACAGCGTCAGCAtctgaaataattacaatattttttgtgaaggtacaattaaaattttgtttttgattttgataaacgtccaagacccaggtaaatctgaaaaagataattttccatatcGATCTGATCGGGGATttctccagtgtagcagtccggcgtgaccattaggccacagaggTCATCAAAGATCAAAACAAATCTATGCGTATagtgtatacatatataaatatatgtattatatccTACATtatgtctttttattattttatctatgaccttaatattaaacacttaattatttaggaaaacaatatttctatGAATACTTAatgctttaataaaaaaaatgtaatacaaaTTTGGGAgacagagaactttgttttataataggtaaGGATACTTCCACATGTCTAGGGTACTTACAACATTGATATAAGCGATTGCTAATATTCTCTCCTTCAACGATACGCACAACCACCGGTAAAACTGTCGATATTTTGGCCActcacaaaacatttttat is drawn from Plodia interpunctella isolate USDA-ARS_2022_Savannah chromosome 24, ilPloInte3.2, whole genome shotgun sequence and contains these coding sequences:
- the LOC128680330 gene encoding uncharacterized protein LOC128680330, with the translated sequence MFCEWPKYRQFYRWLCVSLKERILAIAYINVMLTLCKAAEYVPLIAMLELDRVGVMFRYVIDGMPVFCIIITLSLDVIFTTILIYGVHMKQTAYMKSYYYFMIFVMFESTVLEISNLFQSYSDQEHRDESHILYFVFCFMSNFYILSMVRRLIASEDKFDNKSSNQSLISSPPMYDISRSTKVL